One Pseudomonas brassicacearum genomic region harbors:
- a CDS encoding sulfite exporter TauE/SafE family protein yields MFYLLLALFGCMTGITAVLFGFGGGFVVVPLLYRMLTASHGTDDPIGQSAMHIAVATSTCVMIVSALIATAKHHRAGNLIRHYVWPLGGFIGVGAIVGAVAAMWASSEVIRYAFIVYLGVTILDCLFRRGFLTQPDAVVPRRLGRAEVSAGGISIGVIATFLGVGGSVMTVPLLRRCGLNMSRATSMANPLSLPVAVAGTLTYMAMAGFTEFDLGPWFVGYVDLQAFAVLTLGSLVGIRLATPWIGRIPDRFHAGVYIGLLIVVMLGISVR; encoded by the coding sequence ATGTTCTACCTCTTGCTGGCACTCTTCGGTTGCATGACTGGCATCACTGCTGTGCTGTTCGGCTTCGGCGGTGGATTCGTCGTGGTGCCCTTGCTATACCGCATGCTCACCGCCAGCCACGGCACTGACGACCCTATCGGCCAATCGGCGATGCATATTGCCGTGGCCACCTCGACCTGCGTGATGATAGTCAGCGCGCTGATCGCCACCGCCAAGCATCACCGCGCCGGTAACCTCATTCGCCACTACGTGTGGCCGTTGGGCGGCTTCATCGGCGTGGGCGCTATCGTCGGAGCCGTTGCCGCGATGTGGGCGAGTAGCGAAGTCATTCGCTATGCCTTCATCGTTTATCTGGGCGTGACCATTTTGGACTGCTTGTTCAGACGCGGTTTTCTGACGCAGCCTGACGCTGTAGTCCCACGGCGATTGGGCAGGGCAGAGGTATCGGCAGGCGGAATCAGCATCGGCGTCATCGCCACTTTTCTGGGCGTGGGTGGCAGCGTCATGACCGTGCCGTTATTGCGTCGTTGCGGGCTGAACATGTCGCGCGCGACGTCCATGGCTAACCCGCTGAGTTTGCCGGTTGCGGTGGCCGGGACGTTGACTTACATGGCCATGGCCGGGTTTACCGAGTTTGATTTGGGGCCGTGGTTTGTTGGGTATGTGGATTTGCAGGCGTTCGCGGTTTTGACACTGGGCTCGTTAGTGGGGATTCGATTAGCTACGCCATGGATCGGGCGGATACCGGATCGATTTCACGCCGGGGTCTATATCGGATTGTTGATCGTCGTGATGTTGGGCATATCGGTGCGGTAA